The Aeromonas jandaei genomic interval GACCCTGATCGAGGCGGTCAGTTATCGCCTCGGCGATCACACCACGGCCGACGATGCCACTCGCTATCGCGATGGGGCCGAGGTCGAGGCCGCTTGGGCCAAGGAGCCGGTCAAGCGGCTGCGCCAGTTCATGCACAGCCAGGGCTGGTGGGATGAAGAGCAGGAGCAGAGCCTGCTGGCGGAGGCCGCCCGAGAGGTAGAGCAGGCGGTCGCCCGTTATGAGGCGATGGCGCCCCAGCCGCCGGAGGCGATGCTCGATTATCACTACGCCAGCCTGCCCGCCGAACTCTTGCCCCAGCGCGAGCGAGTGATTGCCAAGGGGATGAAGCAGGAGGTTGGCCATGAGTGAGATCAGTTTGCTGGAAGCGGTCAACATGGCCCTTCACTACGAGATGGAGCACGACCCTGATGTGGTGGTACTGGGCGAGGATGTGGGGGTCAACGGCGGGGTGTTTCGTGCCACGGTTGGCCTGCGCGACAAGTTCGGTTTCAAGCGGGTGATCGACACGCCGCTGGCCGAGGGATTGATCGCCGGGGTGGCGGTCGGCATGGCGACCCAGGGGCTCAAGCCGGTGGCTGAGTTCCAGTTTCAGGGCTTCATCTTCCCCGGGATGGAGCAGATCATCTGTCAGGCGGCGCGGATGCGAAACCGCACCCGAGGTCGCCTCTCCTGCCCCCTTGTCTATCGCTCTCCCTATGGCGCAGGCATCCATTCGCCGGAGCATCACAGCGAGAGCGTCGAGGCACTGTTTGCCCATATTCCCGGGCTACGGGTAGTGATCCCCTCCAGCCCGAGACGCGCCTATGGCCTGCTGCTCTCGGCTATCCGTGATCCGGATCCCGTGATGTTTTTTGAACCGG includes:
- a CDS encoding alpha-ketoacid dehydrogenase subunit beta, which gives rise to MSEISLLEAVNMALHYEMEHDPDVVVLGEDVGVNGGVFRATVGLRDKFGFKRVIDTPLAEGLIAGVAVGMATQGLKPVAEFQFQGFIFPGMEQIICQAARMRNRTRGRLSCPLVYRSPYGAGIHSPEHHSESVEALFAHIPGLRVVIPSSPRRAYGLLLSAIRDPDPVMFFEPDRIYRSMKSEVVDDGVGLPLDVCFTLRPGRDITVVAWGACIQEVMRAANLLAEQDIQCEVLDLATIKPLDMETILTSVRKTGRLLVVHEACGSFGVGAEIVARVTEQALPCLKAPPKRLTGVDAAVPYYRNEAYYLITEQDIADAAHQLMENQWL